One stretch of Hymenobacter chitinivorans DSM 11115 DNA includes these proteins:
- a CDS encoding DUF2071 domain-containing protein, with protein sequence MALLAHHPFGVEARLTRTTVLTYAVPAAALQRLIPECLTLDTLDDTWGFVAVALVQTRELRPAGLPAWLGHSFFLIGYRVFVRYTTRAGKRLRGLYILQSQTDKVKMQWLGNLFTSYGYSTIDIRQAAAEGQLHFDSTKANLAIAVELLAADEPALPAGSPFSSWQQARRFAGPLPFTFSYDQARRQVVIVEGVREAWQPQPVRVLAAEVGFIQELGLSGCRLASAFTMTDIPYRWQKGRTEPWPA encoded by the coding sequence ATGGCCTTACTCGCCCATCATCCCTTCGGCGTGGAAGCCCGCCTGACCCGCACCACGGTGCTCACCTACGCCGTGCCTGCCGCCGCGCTGCAGCGCCTGATTCCCGAGTGCCTCACCCTGGATACCCTCGACGATACCTGGGGCTTCGTGGCCGTGGCCCTGGTCCAGACCCGGGAGCTGCGGCCCGCCGGCCTGCCGGCCTGGCTGGGGCACAGCTTTTTCCTGATTGGCTACCGGGTATTTGTGCGCTACACCACCCGGGCCGGCAAGCGCCTGCGCGGGTTGTATATCCTCCAGTCCCAAACCGACAAAGTGAAAATGCAGTGGCTGGGCAACCTGTTTACCAGCTACGGGTACAGCACCATCGACATCCGGCAGGCCGCCGCCGAAGGGCAGTTGCACTTTGATTCTACCAAGGCGAACCTGGCCATTGCCGTCGAATTGCTGGCGGCCGACGAGCCTGCCCTGCCGGCCGGCTCCCCGTTTTCGAGCTGGCAGCAGGCGCGGCGGTTTGCGGGCCCGCTGCCCTTCACGTTCTCCTATGACCAGGCCCGGCGGCAGGTGGTCATTGTGGAAGGAGTGCGCGAAGCCTGGCAGCCCCAGCCCGTGCGGGTGCTGGCCGCGGAGGTCGGCTTTATCCAAGAGCTGGGCCTGAGCGGCTGCCGGCTGGCCAGCGCCTTTACCATGACCGACATTCCCTACCGCTGGCAAAAGGGGCGTACCGAGCCCTGGCCCGCATGA
- a CDS encoding class I SAM-dependent methyltransferase: MRRPLEGVWNVVRFNWHFYVGAGGSLLVLAAVAGFAPAAWRPYLLGLLALGAAPVLISLLVSYYVYDVSELYRLGWLPIDPASRGRLVNIHAGFDETSGLLQQRFARAQLRVFDFYDPQLHREVSIKRARAAYPPFPGTVAVQPGALPLPAASTDYALLLLSAHEIRQQRERVAFFAEVRRTLTPQGRIIVVEHLRDPANFLAYTIGFFHFYSRATWRRVFRAAGLEVVQEQKITPFVSAFTLQVYGNAT; the protein is encoded by the coding sequence ATGAGAAGGCCGCTGGAAGGAGTCTGGAACGTGGTGCGCTTCAACTGGCACTTTTACGTGGGTGCCGGGGGCAGCCTGCTGGTTTTGGCCGCCGTGGCGGGCTTCGCCCCCGCGGCCTGGCGGCCTTACCTGCTGGGGTTGCTGGCCCTGGGCGCGGCGCCGGTGCTCATCTCGCTGCTGGTGTCGTACTACGTCTACGACGTGTCGGAGCTCTACCGGCTGGGCTGGCTGCCCATTGACCCCGCCAGCCGGGGGCGCCTGGTCAACATCCACGCCGGCTTCGACGAAACCAGTGGCCTGCTGCAGCAGCGGTTTGCCCGGGCCCAGCTGCGGGTATTCGACTTTTACGACCCCCAGCTGCACCGGGAAGTTTCCATTAAGCGGGCCCGGGCGGCGTATCCGCCGTTTCCGGGCACCGTGGCCGTGCAGCCCGGGGCCCTGCCGCTGCCCGCCGCCAGCACCGACTACGCCCTGCTGCTGCTCTCGGCCCACGAAATCAGGCAGCAGCGGGAGCGGGTTGCTTTCTTTGCCGAAGTGCGCCGCACCCTAACGCCCCAGGGCCGCATTATCGTCGTCGAGCACCTGCGCGACCCGGCCAATTTCCTGGCCTACACCATCGGTTTTTTCCATTTCTACTCCCGCGCTACCTGGCGGCGGGTGTTTCGGGCGGCGGGCCTGGAAGTGGTGCAGGAACAAAAAATAACGCCCTTCGTCTCGGCCTTTACGCTTCAGGTTTATGGAAACGCAACTTAG
- a CDS encoding tetratricopeptide repeat protein, translating into MRYPSSKLLVVLLLAGLTATAQAQAPDEVKALIKQGVTLYDEGKYDEAVLRYKQALKLAPDDFTAQYELAMTYGSLGRNEEVVELCQRLLKGEPADPNVYITYGTALDDLKKPQEAIRIYQTGLKKFPDNGLLYYNLGVTQAGVQRYEEATESMQLAVRKNPRHASAHRTLALLTAQSNRVPAVFACVRFLQLEPRSPRATGGLELLDKLMGKGVRKTGDKAVTLSMTPDMLKQVNGKKNQPDNFGQADMLLTMASAHDYDDKNKDKSATVRLAEKLTSLCQSLEEQKEASHPGFAWNYYVPYFLTLKKAGYLPTLTYLIQAARPGQPEAQQWLDQHPSEVKEFQEWSEAYKW; encoded by the coding sequence ATGCGTTACCCCAGTAGCAAGCTCCTCGTAGTGCTTCTTTTGGCCGGCCTCACTGCCACGGCCCAGGCCCAGGCGCCCGACGAAGTCAAGGCCCTTATTAAGCAAGGTGTTACGCTCTACGACGAAGGCAAGTACGACGAGGCCGTGCTGCGCTACAAACAGGCCCTGAAGCTGGCCCCGGATGATTTTACGGCCCAGTACGAGCTGGCCATGACCTACGGCTCCCTGGGCCGCAACGAGGAAGTGGTGGAGCTTTGCCAGCGGCTGCTGAAAGGTGAGCCGGCCGACCCCAACGTGTACATCACCTACGGCACGGCCCTCGACGATTTGAAAAAGCCCCAGGAAGCCATCCGTATCTATCAAACCGGCCTCAAGAAGTTTCCCGACAATGGCCTGCTCTACTACAACCTGGGCGTAACCCAGGCCGGGGTGCAGCGCTACGAGGAAGCCACCGAAAGTATGCAGCTGGCCGTGCGCAAAAACCCGCGTCACGCCAGCGCCCACCGCACCCTGGCCCTGCTCACGGCCCAGAGCAACCGGGTGCCGGCCGTCTTTGCCTGCGTGCGGTTTTTGCAATTGGAGCCGCGTAGCCCGCGCGCCACCGGCGGCCTGGAGCTGCTGGATAAGCTCATGGGTAAGGGCGTGCGCAAAACCGGCGACAAAGCGGTGACCCTGAGCATGACCCCGGATATGCTCAAGCAGGTGAACGGCAAGAAAAACCAGCCCGACAACTTCGGGCAGGCCGATATGCTGCTCACCATGGCCTCGGCCCACGACTACGACGACAAGAACAAGGATAAGTCGGCGACGGTGCGGCTGGCCGAAAAGCTGACTTCCCTGTGCCAGAGCCTGGAAGAGCAGAAGGAGGCCAGCCACCCGGGCTTTGCCTGGAACTACTACGTGCCCTACTTCCTCACCCTGAAAAAGGCCGGCTACCTGCCCACGCTCACCTACCTCATCCAGGCCGCCCGCCCCGGCCAGCCCGAGGCCCAGCAGTGGCTCGACCAACACCCGAGCGAGGTCAAGGAATTCCAGGAATGGTCGGAAGCTTATAAATGGTGA
- a CDS encoding alpha/beta hydrolase, which translates to MSRYPLLTYSTAISLGLLSLGSAAQTAPPRAPVQRADFIVSGPAHRPLAVRRVARPAAPGRVVVLVHGGGPGGLASFDLDVPGGSLAADLAQRGFIVYVLNVRGWGGSPDPVVPSVTSQPVNGSCRQASQDIHRVVQTIRRREGVAQVVLFGWATGGHWGGYYATHHRRRVSHFISLNSLYGVRAPWGLRAAFADPHDSTRYNKALGPWRSATATSLTSAWEQSIPVADKNQWRDSAVQRAYGQTALRADSGALQRQPPTMRVPGGYREEAFYQSLGRPYWLARRLRLPVLALRGELDFWSRPADLTALAAELPAGFPHKTVTLPQATHFVFLDRPERGRAQMLTEIEAFLR; encoded by the coding sequence ATGTCCAGATATCCGCTTCTGACCTACAGCACTGCCATCAGCTTAGGGCTGCTTTCCTTGGGAAGCGCTGCGCAAACGGCTCCGCCGCGGGCTCCTGTGCAGCGGGCAGATTTTATCGTAAGCGGCCCGGCGCACCGCCCACTAGCCGTCCGGCGGGTGGCGCGGCCGGCCGCCCCGGGGCGAGTCGTGGTCCTGGTGCACGGCGGGGGCCCGGGCGGACTAGCCTCGTTCGATTTGGACGTACCCGGTGGCTCCCTGGCTGCCGATTTGGCGCAGCGCGGCTTTATCGTGTATGTGCTCAATGTCCGGGGGTGGGGCGGGTCCCCGGACCCCGTGGTGCCGTCGGTCACCAGCCAGCCAGTCAACGGGAGCTGCCGCCAGGCCAGTCAGGATATTCATCGGGTGGTCCAGACTATCCGGCGGCGGGAGGGAGTGGCCCAGGTGGTGCTATTTGGCTGGGCCACGGGTGGGCACTGGGGCGGCTACTATGCCACGCATCACCGGCGCCGGGTGAGCCACTTCATCAGCTTAAACTCGCTCTACGGGGTGCGGGCACCCTGGGGCCTACGCGCCGCCTTTGCCGATCCGCACGACTCTACCCGCTACAACAAAGCACTGGGCCCCTGGCGCAGTGCCACGGCCACGTCACTCACCAGCGCTTGGGAACAGTCTATTCCGGTGGCCGATAAAAACCAGTGGCGCGACTCGGCAGTGCAGCGGGCCTATGGGCAAACAGCCCTCCGGGCCGACAGCGGGGCCCTGCAGCGCCAGCCGCCCACGATGCGGGTGCCTGGGGGCTACCGGGAAGAAGCCTTCTATCAGTCCCTGGGGCGGCCGTACTGGCTGGCTCGGCGGCTGCGGCTGCCGGTGCTGGCCCTGCGGGGCGAGCTGGATTTCTGGTCTCGCCCCGCCGACCTGACGGCCCTGGCGGCCGAGCTGCCGGCTGGTTTTCCGCACAAGACCGTTACCCTGCCCCAGGCTACCCACTTCGTTTTTCTGGACCGACCGGAGCGGGGTAGGGCGCAGATGCTAACCGAAATTGAGGCCTTTTTACGGTAG